DNA sequence from the Acidimicrobiales bacterium genome:
TGCCTCGTCGAGCCGTCCTTGGTAGGCGAGGTTGTCGACCAGCCAGAAGCTGCACAACAGGAAGGCGCCCTCGTGGCCGGGCAGGCCGTCGGGCGACTTGTCGGGCAGGTAGCGATACAGCAGGCCGTCGCCCGCGCCCAGCTCGCGCACCACTGCCTCGACGGTGGCCACCATCCGCGGGTGGCGGGCGTCGACCACGCGGCGCAACGGGAGGGCGAGGAGGCTGGCGTCGAGAGCACCGCCGCCGAGGTGCTCGGTGAGCGAGCCCCGCTGGTCGTCCCACGATTGCTCCACGATGGCGTGGGTGATGCGGGCGGCCTCGGCCCGCCACCCCGCGGCATCGCCGGGGAGCCCGAGCTTGTCGACGATGCGAGCGCCTCGGTCGAGGGCCACCTGGCACATCGCGGCCGAGTAGGTGAAGGCCCGTCCTGCGGTTCGCACCTCCCAGATGCCGTGGTCGGGTTCGTTCCACTTGGCCGCCGCTTCGTGCACCAGCGCGACGAGCTGTGGCCACAGGCCTTCGATCGACCCCCCGCCCGACACCCACTGCCACGCGCAGTCGAGGATCTCGCCGTAGGCATCGTGCTGTCGCTGGTCGGCCGCCGCGTTGCCCCACCGCACGGGGGCAGAGTCGCGATAGCCCGACAGCTCGCTGTCGACTCGCTCGGCCGGAGGGCAACGCCCGTCGAGGGTGTAGAGCACCCGGGGGTGGCCGTCGCGCTCGACGGCATCGAGGGCCCAGCCGAGGAAGCCCCACGCCTCGGCCTCCAAGCCGACGCGCCGCAGCGCGTAGACGGCGTGGGCGGCGTCACGCACCCATGCGTAGCGGTAGTCCCAGTTGCGAACGCCGCCGACGGCTTCGGGCAGCGACGAGGTGGGCGCCGCCACCAAGCCCCCGGTGTCGAAGTAGTCGAGCGCCTTGAGCGTGACGGCGGAGCGACGAACCAGCGCTTCCTGCGGCCCGTCGTAGGCGATGTTCGTCGCCCACCGGCGCCACGCTGCAGCGGTGGCGTCGACCAGCCCAGGCACGTCGGCCGCGGGACGGCGACGAGCAGCCTCGGCCCAGCGCAGTACGAAGTGCGCCTCGTCGCCGGCGGCCATGGCCAGCTCGGTGTGGAGGCCGTCGAGCGGCACGCTCGCCGTCAGCTGCAGGTCGAGCTCAGGACGACGGTGGGCACGCACACGTAGGCCTTCGCCGCGGCGTTCGACCGACGCGCCGCCCCTCGGCTCGATCTCCACCCGCAGGCGGACGTCGCCGTCGAGCACGGTGACGCAGCGCACCAGTTCGCTGCGTCCCGCGGCCATGTCCTCCTGCAGGTCGGCGCCCGCCCGCAGGGCCAGGCAGTCGGTGACCCGGACGGTTCCGGTGGACGAGCGCAGTTCGGTGACGAGCACCGCGGTGTCGGGTTCGTAATGCTGCCTCGCCTCCACCACCTCGACCGGCGCGACGGTGAAGTGCCCGCCTGTGGCGTTGTCGAGGATCGAGCAGAAGAGGGGGTCGTCGTCGAACCTGGGCACGCACAACCACGCCAGCGCACCGTCGCGTCCCACCAAGCCCGCGGTCGTGCCGTTGCCGAGGAGGCCGTAGTCGTCGATGGGCAGGTAGCCGCCGGAGCGGCGCAGCGGGCGGAACACGCGACGAACCCCCTACCCCGCGGACGGGTTGGCGAAAGCGGGTCGTGTGGGAAGGTGGTCGTCATGCCTCGTCGCATCTGCTTCCTCGCCGTTGCCCCCGCGTTCTTCGCGGCGTGCGGCGGCGGCGACGGTCCGGCCACCCAGCGGATGCCCTCGGAGACCGCTTTCCAGCGCGGCAACTTCGACGACCTCCCCCTTCACCCGCGCTCGGAGCCGCTGGGCGTGAAGACGGAGACGGACGGCGTGTCCACGCGGTACAGCTTGAGCCTCGAACCCCGGTGAGGACGGGCGACGCCGGCACGGTCCAGCGTCTGCTGACGGCGAAGCCGGTGCGCGTCGTCGCGCTCCTGCTGATGTGCGGGGCGGGTGCGATCGGCGGTGCCGTTGCTGCGGGCCGCACCCATGCCGAGATCGGGCCGTTCCACGCCACCGTGTCGTTGCGCCTCTCTTCGACGGGCGACACCTTCGTACGCTTGGCTCCACTCGGCACACTGCGCCTCGACACCCACGACGGCCCGCTGGGGCTCGTCGCCACGGCGGACGAGCTCGACGTGGCCGACGCCCAGCGGGTGGTCGAGGACCCGTCGACGCTGAGCGCTGTCGACGACGACGCCGCTCGCGACGCCCGAGAAGCGATCCGCGCCGTCTTGCTCCGCGCCGTCGCGGGCGCCATGGCAGGCGCGTTGCTCGTGGCAGGGTTGCGGCGCCCGGCGCGCCGCACGCTGGCCTTGGGCGCACTGGCGGCCGTCGTCGCCACGGTGGCCATCGCGGGCACCGCTCGGGCCACGTGGAACCCGCACGCCGTGGCCGAGCCCCGTTATACGGGGCTGTTGACGGTCGCACCGCAGGCGATCGGCTCGATCGAGCAGGTGCGTGCCCAGTACGACGCCTACCGTTCGCAACTCACTCGGCTCATCGGCAACGTGGCCGAGCTGTACAAGACGACGGCGGGGTTGACGTCGTTCACGGCGAGCACCGACACCGTTCGCGTCCTCCACGTGAGCGACCTGCACCTCAACCCGCAGGCGTTCGACCTCATCGGCCAACTGGTGCGCCAGTTCAAGATCGACGCCGTCGTCGACACCGGCGACATCAACGACTGGGGTACCGCAGCCGAAGCCCAGTTCGTTGAACGGATCGGCACTTTGGGCGTGCCGTACGTGTTCGTGCGGGGCAACCACGACTCGGCGGCAACCGCTGCGGCTGTCGCCGCCCAGCCCAATGCGGTGGTGCTGGAGGGTGAAGGCCGGTTGGTCGCCGGGTTGCGCTTCTGGGGGATCGGTGACCCGCGGTTCACGCCCGACAAGAGCTCCGCGCCGGACGCAGGCCAGGAGTCCCAGGTGGCCGACCGGTTTGCACCCGAGGTCGCCCGCCGCCTGCGTGACCACGGCAGCGTCGATGTCGTCGCCGTGCACGACCCCCGGGTGGCCGCCGGCCTCGGCGGGCTGAGCGGCGTCGTGCTCGCGGGCCACCTCCACCGGCCCGGCGTGCAGATGCTCGGGGCGGAGACGCGGCTGCTGGTCGAAGGCTCCACCGGCGGCGCTGGGCTGCGCGCCCTGGAGAAGCAGGAGTCGGAACCCCTCGCCTGCTCGATCCTCTACTTCGACCGCAACGACCGCTCGTTGCGCGCCTTCGACCGCGTGACGGTCACCGGCCTCGGGCAGTCGGGGGCACGCATCGACCGCCACGTCGTGCCACCCGACCCGGCTCCCTGAGCCGCGACCGGCGTCGTCAGTGGGTGGCGGCCGCTCGGCAACGCTGTTGACGCGCCAGGTGGTCGGGTCGTGCGGGTGCGGCCGCGTGGATCGGTGATGACCAACGTGCCGTCGGGCTTCAGCTTCTCCGACCAACCCGGTTGGTGGCCGACGTGGTGGTGGCGGCTGCACTTGAGCACCAGGTTGTCGAGGGCAGTGGTCCCGCCGTCGTGCCACGGCACCACGTGGTGGGCCTCGCACCACTGCGACGGCCGGTCGCAGCCTTCGATGCGGCAGTGTCGGTCGCGCAGGACCAACGCCGACCACAACGGGGCCGGGATGGTCCGCGTCGAGGTGCCGTAGTCGAGGATGGTTGAGCGGCCGTCGGTCACCACTCGGTGGATCGCCGCGTCGCAGGCCAGCGCCTGGACCGACGCACCGTCGAGCAGCCCGCCGCCCACGAAGCTGCCGCCCTTGCCGGCGCGCAGGGCGTCGTAGTCGACCACCACGTTGAGGTGCGGCCGATGCCTGCCACCCCGCCTGCCGTTCTGGTGGTCGAGGAAGAACCTGCACACGTCGACCAACGCTTCGGCCCTGCGCTGCGACGGCAGCACGTCGGGGTCGTCGACCATGGCCAGCCGCAAGGCGGTCGCCACCGTCTCGCCCCCCAGCGCGTCGAGTGATCCCGTCAGTTCCCATTGGCCGTCCAACGTCTGTGACAGGTGGACGCCCTTCTCGAGCTTCGGCTCGATGTCGAGCATGGCCTTCCACTGCTGCATGGCCAAGGCGGTATCGGCCACCGACAGGTCGACCAACGAAGGGACGATTGCCGCCTCGTGCTCGGGAAACTCCGGCGTGGCGTTGCGCACGATGGCCTGCACCTGGCCGCCCGACATAGCCCCTGACAACCAGCACGCCGCCGTCATCGGCAACGTGCGGAGCTTCTTCGCCGTGGACGCCGTCGATTTGGCGGTGCTCGCCGTCATGCCCGCGTGGTGCCGGAGCCAGGCCGTCATCGACGTGGCGCCGTCGAGTTCCCACAGGGCCTCGGCGTCGAACTCGCCGACCGCCGCCGCCAGCTTTGCGTTCAGCAGGTCGGCCAGCTTCAGAGCCTCCGCCAAGGCCTCGCCGTCGAGCGGGACCTCCAGCTTTTCGACGACGTCCCGCAACTCCCCGACCACTCCTTAATCGTACATGTGTTCGATTACACGATCAAGCAAAAACCCTTGAAATCAAAGGGCTTTTAAACCGATCAGCGCCCCTGGCCACGAGATGTACGACGACGAGCGTCGTCGAACCCTGAACGCCAGGGTTGCAGTCGGGTTACAAGTGGCGACCTGCGTCGTAAGGCGCCCGCCTACCGGGTACACGTCTGAGGATGAATCGGCCGCCGCTCCTGGTAGCGCTGGCGCTGCTGTCGGCGGCCTGTGGCACGGGGTCGGGTGACGACACGACCCCGGCCACGAGCACGACGACGGCTGCGGCTGCGTGGCAGTCGTGCGAGGCGCCCCGCGCCGGGTACGCGCTCGAGTACCCGCACGACTGGCACACCAACGTCGGCGAGGTGGTGGAGACCTGCCATTGGTTCAATCCGCGCCCGTTCCAACTTGCCCCCGCCACAGACGTCTTCGGAATCGCCGTGCACGTGCGCGTCCTCGACGGCCCAGTCGACGCCCACGCCCGTCGAGTCGTGGAGTCGACGGCGGCGCGGGTCGTGCTTCGGGAGAACCGCACCGTTGCGGGCCACACCGCCGTTGTAGCGGAGACGGAATCCACGGGCCTCGTGGAACCCGCAGGCTCCCGCACCTACACGTACTTCGTGGACGCCGACGGCCGCACCGTGGTCGGGTCCGCCTCGCAAGCGGGCGCGCGCGATGGCGTGGCGTACGGCGAGGTGAAGGCGGTACTCGACCGGATGGTGGCATCGTTGCGGGTCACCCCGCGAGCCGCCCGGTGTTCGGCCGACGGGCTGAGTGCCACGCCCGCCACGCAGCCGGGACTGCCGGTGGAGGTCGCCACCACCCGTCGCACCATCGTCGATGCCGCCACACAGTGCGACTACGCCCGCCTGGCGCAACTGGCTTCCAGCGGACGGCGTCCGTTCACGGCCGGCTTCGGCGGCGTCGACGACCTCGCCGCCTCCTGGCAGCGAGGCGAGGCCGGTGGAGAACGGCCTCTGCACGCCTTGGTCACCCTGCTCGACGCGCCGCATGCCCGGCGCGCCGCCGCGGGTGACCCGCAGTTCGTGTGGCCGTCGGCTTTCGCGGCAGAACGGTGGGCCGATGTGGCGTCCGAGGCACGGGAGGCGCTGCGGCCGCTGTACGACGACGAGGACTTTGCCGCCTTTCAGAAGTTCGGCAGCTACGTCGGCTACCGCATCGGGATAGCGGAGGACGGCGAATGGCTGTTCTTCGTGGCCGGAGACTGAGGACGCCGTCAAAAGGGGACGAAGACGCCATGAGTGATGACCACGAGACCTCGGAACGTTCACGACCGAATCGACGAGTGCTGTCGGCTCGGGTGCCGCTGTGGACGCTGCTCGTGGCGGTGGGAGCAGTCGTGTTGCTGCTCGGCGCTGTGATCGTGATGCAGCGCATGAACGCCACGTCGCTCGGCTCCGCGGTTGCGGGTGCACAAGAAGTCGATGTTCGCATGGTGATCTGCAACGCCGAGGTCGACCGCCGCGAGATCAACCCACGGGCTGAAGAGCTCGACCTTCAGGAGACGCTGACCGACCACGGGGCGGGCCAAGCCCAGGTGCGCATCGAGCGCGTCGACTGCCCGCCGCCCGCCGGCTGACAGCTGCGGGTGGGGCGCTGCACATGGCCGTCGCCCCCACCCCCGTCGACAATCTACCGCCGAGCAGTCGAGGCGAGGCCTCTCGTTTCGTCACCCTCTCGCATGTCGCCCAGGCCCGCGCCGAGACGGGGTGAGGGCTCAGGAGATCAGTGCAGCGTCCTGCGCGTGCCGGGTGTCCTCTTCGTCAGGGAAGTCGCGGCGGGTGCTTTCCTCCAGTAGGCGGAGCTGCCGGTCGAGCGCAGCCTGTCGGGGCTCCGGCGCCACGGTTGCCAGATCCTCGAGCGCGCCACGCATGCGGCGGGCGATTTGGATCGACCCGCGGCCGTAGTGCCGGATCTCGTCGAACGCCAGCCCTACGTAGTCGTCCCAGCCGTAGCGGGGGGCGACCACCCGCAGCGCGCCGTCGTCGTCGAGCCGCGCCTCCGACGGGAAGCGCCGGTCGGCCAGTCGTCGCAACAGGTCGTGGAGCTCGTCGACGGCCTGCACCGCCGTCGTCGGGTCGTTGACGCCGGGTGACAACGCTCGCTCGGCGATGTCGACGATCTGGCGAAAGCCGAAGGCGGGGTCTTGTTGCATGGTGCGTTCGCGCGCGAGGCCGACGCACTGGAGCATCTCCTTGCGTGTGTCGTCGGTGCTGTCGCCGTGGACTTCGAACATCGGGCCTTTGGTGGGGACGAACTCACCGACGAGCGGCACGAGCCGCACGACGACGTCGGCTTCGTGCGCGCACCGCAGCAGCCGGTCCTCGTCGACGGCGACGACGACCCCTGCTCGGTCGGCGGAGTGAACGACGGTCGTCGGCCTCGGCCGTTCATCGAGGAGCTCGTGATCGGCGTCGCTGCCGATCTCGTCGGGGTACATGCGGGCCATGGCCTGGCGGGTCTCGTCGGCCACCGCGCTCAACAACGTCACTGCCCGGATCCCGTGCGCGATGTGGTCGATGTAGCGGACGAAGAGGGCAAGGCTCACCAGCGCCAGGGCAAGGGACCCCGAGACCGCCACGGCAGGCACGAACACTTCGTCGCCGCCGTCGCCCGAGCGCACCTCGGGCAGGACGAGCAGCGAGTACACGAAGGTGGCGATGTAGGCGCCGAGCACCACCTGGACCAAGCGGTCGCGGATGAACGTGCGCAGCACGCGAGGCGAGTACTGGGCACTGGCCAGCTGCAGCACGATCATCGTGACCGAGAAGATGAGGCTGATCGACGTGACCATGGCGGCCGCAATGGTCGACAGCAGGTTGCGAGCGCTGTCGGGCCCGCCGCCGAACAGGTACCACGATGTGCGGTCCTGCGGGATCCCACGGTCAACGGCGACGAGGACGAACGAGAGCGCCCCGCCGAGGACGACGGCCACAGCGGGCACAAAGAAAAGGCTGGTTCGAACCCGTTCCACGATGGGCAACCGACGAGCGCTCCCCTTCACCGGCGGCCTTCCGAAAACTGCACACCGGGTTGCTACCCACGCAGCCGCCGTCTCACCGGGTGTACCGGCGCATCGAGTGGCGGCTTGTTACGTTCGGCCCATGGGAGGCTCCCCCGCGGACGTCGTGCGCTCCTTCTGGCAGTCGGTGTGGACGGAGGGCCAGTCGGAGAAGCTGCTCGACCTCTTTGCCGCCGACGCCACCGAGAACGCCGAGCCGGTGGACATCGAGCAGTTCCGGCGCGCCGTCGACAGCTGGCGCGGGATCTTCCCCGACTTCTCCGCCACCGTCGAGGAGATGTTCGACCTCGGTGAAGGCCGAGTCGTCACCCGGGTGACCTATCGCGGCACGCAGACAAAGCCGTGGGCCGGGCTGCCTGTGTCGGGCAACACATACGCGGGCGTCGGCATCGACATCTTCACCGTGCGCGACGGGCGGATCACCGAGTTGTGGCACGCCGCCGACCACTACGACATGGCGGTGCAACTGGGCGGGAAGATCGCCCCCGCCGACTGACGAGCCGGCGACCGATCGGGACGGCCCGGCTACGCCTCGGGTGAGGCCACGCCGTCGGCGATCGACTGGGCGACGGCCAAGGCGTCGTCGACGCCCTTGCCCGCCCGCGCCGCCAACCAGCAGGTGACCGGCGCGGCGGTGCGTTCGGAGGCGTGGGCGGCCACGCCGGCCAGCGCCAGGAGCTGCTCGACCTCGTGGGCCGTTGGCGCATCGGTGCCAAGGGCTTCGGCGTAGGCGGCGACGAACTCGTCCATGGTCATCGTGCGATCCTGTCAGACGATCGAGGACTCACGACCCTGCCAGTAACGGTCGCGCACGAGCCGCTTGTAGAGCTTGCCTGCCGCCGAGCGGGGCAACTGGTCCTCGAAGTCGACGGACCTCGGGCATTTGTAGCTCGCCAGCCGCTCCCGGCAGAAGGCCAGCAGCTCGTCGGCCAGCTCGGGGCCGGTGGCCACGCCGTCGAGGGGCTGGACCACCGCCTTCACCTGCTCGCCCAGCTCCTCGTGGGGCACCCCGAACACGGCCACGTCGGCCACGGCCGGGTGCTCGAGCAGGACGTCCTCGACCTCCTGCGGGTAGATGTTCACGCCCCCGGCGATGATCATGTTGTCGAGGCGGTCGGTCAGATAGAGGTACCCGTCGTCGTCGAGGTAGCCCATGTCGCCGACGGTGGTGCGCCCTCGACTGTCGTAGGCCTTGGCCGTCTTCGTCTCGTCGTTGTGGTACTTGATGGGCGACCCACCGTCGAACCAGATCACGCCCGACTCCCCGGGCGGAAGCTCCTCGCCGGTGGCGTCGTCGACGATGTGGATGGAGCCGAACAGCGCCTTCCCCACCGACCCCGGGTGCGCCAGCCAGTCCTCGGGCCCGATGTAGGTCTGCACCCCGCCCTCCGAGGCGCCGTAGTACTCGTGCAGGATCGGCCCCCACCAGTCGAACATGGCCTGCTTGACGGGCTTCGAACACGGCGCGGCGGCGTGGATTGCCAACCGGTGCGAGCCCAGGTCGTAGCGCGAGCGCACCTCCTCGGGCAGCCGCAACATGCGGACGAACATCGTCGGCACCCACTGCGAATGGGTGACGCCGTGCTCGGCGACGGCCCGCAGCGCGCCCTCGGCGTCGAACTGCTCCAGGATCACGTTGGTGCCGCCGATGCGGTTCACCGCCATCGAGAAGCGCAACGGCGCGGCGTGGTAGAGCGGCGCCCCCGGCGTGAGGTACACCGACGACTCGTCCATTTGGTAGAGCCCGGCGAAGCCGCTGATGACGGGGTCGGCATCGCGCTCCATGGGGACGCCCGACAACGCCCGGGTGCCGCCCTTGGGCCGTCCCGTGGTGCCCGAGGAGTAGATCATGTCGACGCCCTCGGTCTCGTCGGGCACCGGCGTGGTGGGCATGCCCGCCAACGTCTCTTCGAACGAGCGCTCGTCGTCGACCACGACCACGCGGCACCCCGGCGCCAGGTCGTCGCGCAGCTGCTCCACCGCAGCCAGCCGCGCTGTGGTGGTGAACACCACGCGAGCCCCGCAGTCACCGACGATGTAGCCCATCTCGGCGGGCGTGAGGTGCCAGTTGACCGGCGTGTAGTACAGCCCGGAACGCTGGGCCGCCCAGCACACCTGGAGGAACCGGGGGTGGTTCTCCATGATCAGCGCCACGTGGTCGCCTGTCTGCAAGCCGATCGACCGCAGCCACTGGGCGATGCGGTTCGACATCTCGTCGAGCCCGCGGTACGTAACGGTCTCGCCGGAACCGGCGAAGACGTACGCGGGATGGTCGGGTCGCTTCTTGGCCCAGGTGCCGGGGTACACGGATCTCCTTACGAGGCGGGGACGGCGGCCGTCACCTCGACGGGCACGCCGGTGAGGTGCTGCTGGTTGGAGAGGCGGTCGAAGCTCTCGGGACCATGCGGCAGCACGACGTTGACGTTGGCGCCGGGCATGGCCCGCGACAACCGCAGTCCCGGTTGCAGGCCCCAGCCGTGCTCCAGCCACACGACGCCGGGGCGCAGGGTGTCGTCGATGCGCACGTCGACGGTGATGGCTCCCCACTGCGAGCGCACCTCTACCAACGAGCCGTCCTCCAAGCCGCGGGCGGCGGCGTCGTCGGGGTTCATGCCCAGCCGGTTGCGGTCGTGGCCCGACCGCTTCATGCCCGGCACGTTGGCGTACCACGAGTTCTGCCACCGGGCATGCCGGCCGCAGATGAGCTTGAGCGTGCCGGGAGGCTCGCCCGCCAACTCGGCGAAGATGTCGTCGCACCGACCAAGCGCGCTGTCGAAGGCGTCGGGGCAGCAGTCGACCCGCTTGTCGGGCGTCTGGATGGCGGTCTCGAACAGCGTGCCCGCCTCCAACCCCTTGCTGAAGCGGACGACGCCGTCGGGCGCCTCCCGGAGTTGTCGGCGGCTCAACCCCCCCTGGTCCAAGAGGTGGTCGACGCCGCGCCAGATCACGGCCTCGGGGTCATCGGCGTCGAGGGCCGAGCGGATGCCCAGGGCCTGCTCCACCCGGGCGTAGACCCACCACTCGGGCCGTCGCTCGAACTGCGGGTCCACCACCGCTTCGGTCCATTGCGCGGCGGGCTCGTGCTGGATGCCGATGGCCGCCAGGTTCAGGTCGGGCCGCTCGAACTGGTCGGTGGCAGGCAACAGCCAGTGGGCCAGCTCGCTGGTGGCCGACGGGTAGATGTCGAGGCACACCAGCAGTTCCAGCGACGCCATGGCCTCGTGCAGGCTGGTGGCGCCCGGGACCGACAGGACCGGGTTCCCGGCGGTGACCCACATGGCCCGGATGGGGTGCTCTGCCTGGGTGATGTAGTCGGCCAAGAGGCCGCCAGGGGTGTCGGCGGCGAAGCGCTCGCCGAACTCCGTCTGCTCCCGGGCGGCACCGAAGTCCATCCGGCCGACCTCGGTGTTGCGGTAGAAGGCGGGCGCGGCCACGTTGCCGCCCTGGCGGTCGAGGTTGCCGGTCACGAAGCTCAACTGGTGCACCAGCCAGTAGGCCAAAGCGCCCTGGCGGCCCATGTTGGCCCCCGTCGACATGTGCACCGCGCTGCGCCCCGAGGTGGCGAAGGCGAAGGCCACCTCCCGGATCACCGCAGCGTCGATGCCGCACACCTCGGCTACCCGCTCGGGTGGGTAGCGGCGCACGAAGGCCCGCAGCCCCTCGACGTTGCGGCCCCGCTGCTCGACCACCGGGTCGAAGCCGACCGTTCGTTCGATCTCGCACAACAGGGCGGCCAGGAAGTACACGTCGGTGTCGGGCTTGACCTGGATGGTCGGGCCGGTGCGGGCGTCGGACGACTCCACCCGCCGCGGGTTGACGAACCAGATGCGAGCGCCTCGCGACGCCGCCTTCATGAGCAGGCCGTAGGGGTTGGGCACCGAGAAGAAGCTGGCCTTGCTCGACCGCCAGTTCGACCCGATGAGCAGGATGACCTCGGCGTTGGCCAAGTCGGGCACCGGGTGCAGCAAGGTGCTGCCGAACACGGCGGCGCTGGCCGCGTACTTGTTGTAACAGTCCTGGGTGCCCGCGTTGAAGTGGCGGGTGGCGCCCAGTTTCTTCAGCATGCGCGGCATGCCCGCGCCGGTGATCGAGTTGAACGCCGCCGGGTTGCCGCAGTAGCTGGCCAACGCCTCGGCCCCGTGACGCTCGGAGATGGCCCGGATGCGCACGGCGATGTCGGCGATCGCCTCGTCCCACGTGGCCCGCTGCAAGCTGCCGTCGGGGAGGCGTCGCTGGGGGTAGTTCAACCGGTCGGGGTCGTGGTGGATCTCCAGCCCGGCGATGCCCCGCTGGCAGGCGAAGCCCTTGGTGACCGGGTGGTCGCGGTCGGGTGCCAGGTCGACGAGCTTGCCGTCCTCGACGGTGGCGACCAGCCCGCAGGCCGGTTCGCACACCCGGCAGAACGTGTTGCGACGCTCCGCCATGGGCGTGGCTACCTCGCCGGCTGGGCGTGCTCGAACGCGATCCCTTCGAGCATGCTCAGCAGCTCGAGCCACCCGCTGAAGGGGCGCAGCTCACCGTCGCTCGTGCGCAGGACGCCCTCGGCATGGGGGGCGGCGCCGGGCACCGGCGCGCCTGCCGGAGGGATGAAGGTCAGCTCGATGGTCACTGCGCTCGACACCACCCCGTTGTACCGCCGCGGCGTCGCCGCCTGACAGTAGGAGCATCCCTACACCTTCGTAAACGGCGGGGACCGCGGGCGGCATAGGGCGAATGACTGGGTACGATGGCCCTCGGAACCCACATGCAGCACACGCTTTCATCGAGCGTCGGCTCCGCCCCGATCGGCAGGGATGGGGAGCTGACGACCCTCCTCGACCTGATCGACCGAGCCTCCGCTGCAGGCGGACACGTGGTGCTCGTCGTGGGTGACGCGGGCCTGGGCAAGACCACGCTGCTCGACGCCGCCGTGGCCCGGGCCGCGGCCAACGGCGTCACCGTGGCCAAGGGACGGGCTCGGGCCGAGGAAGCGGTGTACCCCTACGCCGCCTTCTCCGAGGTCGTCTCCTCCTTGCGCGACCACCGCGACGCCGCCGTGCGGCGCCGGGTGGAGGACTTGGAGACGGCCTTGGCCCACGGCAGCCGCGGCGTCGACGAGGAAGCCGAACTGCACCGCCGGGCCTTCCAGGCCACCGCCGCCCTGTTGGCCGAGGTGGCCGAGCAGGGCCCGCTGGTGCTGGCCATCGACGACCTCCACGCCGCCGACGGCGACTCGCTCGTCCTCTTCGGGCTGCTGGTCCGCAGGCTGGCCCACCTGCCGGTGGCGTGGGTGGCGACGGTGCGCTCCGACCTCCCCGAGCGCCGCCTCCCCCTCGACAACCTGGTGCACAGCCTGAGCACCGAGGAGCGCCTGCACACCGTGTCGCTGGCGCCCTTGGCCGACGACGTCATCGTGCGCGTCGTCGAGCAGGCCCTGGGCGGCGCCCAGACGCCGTCGATCACCGCCAACGTGGTGGGCGTCAGCCGCGGCAACCCCTTCTATGCCATCCACACCGCCTTGGTCCTGGCCGAGGACGGCTCCGACGGCGACGCCGTGCCGTCGCTGA
Encoded proteins:
- a CDS encoding acyl-CoA synthetase is translated as MYPGTWAKKRPDHPAYVFAGSGETVTYRGLDEMSNRIAQWLRSIGLQTGDHVALIMENHPRFLQVCWAAQRSGLYYTPVNWHLTPAEMGYIVGDCGARVVFTTTARLAAVEQLRDDLAPGCRVVVVDDERSFEETLAGMPTTPVPDETEGVDMIYSSGTTGRPKGGTRALSGVPMERDADPVISGFAGLYQMDESSVYLTPGAPLYHAAPLRFSMAVNRIGGTNVILEQFDAEGALRAVAEHGVTHSQWVPTMFVRMLRLPEEVRSRYDLGSHRLAIHAAAPCSKPVKQAMFDWWGPILHEYYGASEGGVQTYIGPEDWLAHPGSVGKALFGSIHIVDDATGEELPPGESGVIWFDGGSPIKYHNDETKTAKAYDSRGRTTVGDMGYLDDDGYLYLTDRLDNMIIAGGVNIYPQEVEDVLLEHPAVADVAVFGVPHEELGEQVKAVVQPLDGVATGPELADELLAFCRERLASYKCPRSVDFEDQLPRSAAGKLYKRLVRDRYWQGRESSIV
- a CDS encoding molybdopterin-dependent oxidoreductase; the encoded protein is MAERRNTFCRVCEPACGLVATVEDGKLVDLAPDRDHPVTKGFACQRGIAGLEIHHDPDRLNYPQRRLPDGSLQRATWDEAIADIAVRIRAISERHGAEALASYCGNPAAFNSITGAGMPRMLKKLGATRHFNAGTQDCYNKYAASAAVFGSTLLHPVPDLANAEVILLIGSNWRSSKASFFSVPNPYGLLMKAASRGARIWFVNPRRVESSDARTGPTIQVKPDTDVYFLAALLCEIERTVGFDPVVEQRGRNVEGLRAFVRRYPPERVAEVCGIDAAVIREVAFAFATSGRSAVHMSTGANMGRQGALAYWLVHQLSFVTGNLDRQGGNVAAPAFYRNTEVGRMDFGAAREQTEFGERFAADTPGGLLADYITQAEHPIRAMWVTAGNPVLSVPGATSLHEAMASLELLVCLDIYPSATSELAHWLLPATDQFERPDLNLAAIGIQHEPAAQWTEAVVDPQFERRPEWWVYARVEQALGIRSALDADDPEAVIWRGVDHLLDQGGLSRRQLREAPDGVVRFSKGLEAGTLFETAIQTPDKRVDCCPDAFDSALGRCDDIFAELAGEPPGTLKLICGRHARWQNSWYANVPGMKRSGHDRNRLGMNPDDAAARGLEDGSLVEVRSQWGAITVDVRIDDTLRPGVVWLEHGWGLQPGLRLSRAMPGANVNVVLPHGPESFDRLSNQQHLTGVPVEVTAAVPAS